A window of the Macaca nemestrina isolate mMacNem1 chromosome X, mMacNem.hap1, whole genome shotgun sequence genome harbors these coding sequences:
- the LOC105499793 gene encoding G-protein coupled receptor-associated sorting protein 1, whose amino-acid sequence MTGAEIESGAQVKPEKKPGEEVVGGAEIENDVPLVVRPKVRTQAQIMPGARPKDKSKVIPGASTKVETSAVGGARPKSKAKAIPVSRFKEEAQMWAQPRFGPERLSKTERNSQTNIIASPLVSTDSVLVAKTKYLSEDRELVNTDTESFPGRKAHYQAGFQPFFRSKEETNMGSWCCPRPTSKQEVSPNSDFKWVDKSSVSSLFWSGDEVTAKFHPGNRVKDSARSRHMANQEANTMSRSQTNQELYISSSSGSEDESVKTPWFWARDKTNTWSGPREDPNSRSRFRAKKEVYVESSSGSEHEDPLESWFGAGEEAKFRCKMRAGKETNNRARHRAKREACIDFMPGSIDVIKRESCFWPEENANTFSRPMIKKEARARAMAKEEAKTKARARAKQEARSEEEALIGTWFWATDESSMADEASIESSLQVEDESIIGSWFWTEEEASMGTGASSKSRPRTDGEPIGDSLFGTGEKTSMKTGAEATSECILAADDEQVIIGSWFWAGEEVNQEAEEETIFGSWFWVTDAASVESGFGVSCESRSRSEEEEVIGPWFWSGEQVDIEAGIGEEARPGAEEETIFGSWFWAENHTYMDCRAEASCGTMQGAEEEGPIIGSWFWTRVEACVEGDVNSKSSLEDKEEAMIPCFGAKEKVSMKHGTDVRCRFMAGAEETNNRSCFWAEREPCMYPTCGGIWKTRPEEEEDIVNSWFWSRKYTKPEAIIGSWLWATEESNIDGTGEEAKLLTEEETMINSWFWKDEAISEATDREESRPEAEEGDIIGSWFWAGEEDRLEPAAEVREEDRLVAEKEGIVGSWFGAREETIRREAGSCSKSSPKAEEEEVIIGSWFWEEEASLEAVAGVGFESKPGTEKEEITVGSWFWPEEETSIEAGSQAVEEMESETEEETIFGSWFWAGKEVSEEAGPCCVSKSEDDEEMIIESWFWSGDKATKETGTVATCESKPENEEGAIVGSWFEAEDEVDNRTDNGSNCESRTLADEDEAIVGSWFWAGDEAHFGSNPSPVFRAICRSTCSVEQEPDPSRRPQSWEEVTVQFKPGPWGRVGFPSISPFRFPKEAASLFCEMFGGKPRNVVLSPEGEDQESLLQPDQPDPEFPFQYDPSYRSVQEIREHLRAKESAEPESWSCSCIQCELKIGSEEFEELLLLMEKIRDPFIHEISKIAMGIRSASQFTRDFIRDSGVVSLIETLLNYPSSRVRTRFLENMIRMAPPYPNLNMIQTYICKVCEETLAYSLDSPEQLSGIRMIRHLTITTDYHTLVANYMSGFLSLLATGNTKTRFHILKMLLNLSENLLMTKELLSAEAVSEFMGLFNREETNDNIQIVLAIFENIGNNIKKETVFTDDDFNLEPLISAFHKVEKFAKELQGKTDNQNDPEGDQEN is encoded by the coding sequence ATGACTGGGGCAGAGATTGAGTCTGGTGCCCAGGTCAAGCCTGAAAAGAAGCCTGGGGAAGAGGTTGTAGGTGGGGCTGAGATAGAAAATGATGTCCCTCTGGTTGTCAGACCCAAGGTTAGGACCCAGGCCCAGATAATGCCTGGGGCAAGGCCCAAGGATAAGTCCAAGGTTATACCTGGAGCAAGCACCAAAGTTGAGACAAGTGCAGTGGGTGGGGCACGTCCTAAGAGTAAGGCCAAGGCAATACCTGTTTCACGATTTAAGGAAGAAGCCCAGATGTGGGCTCAGCCCAGGTTTGGTCCTGAAAGATTGTCtaagacagagagaaactcccaGACCAATATCATAGCCTCTCCACTTGTCAGTACTGATTCTGTGTTGGTTGCTAAAACAAAGTACCTGTCTGAGGATAGAGAACTGGTTAATACAGACACTGAGAGCTTTCCTGGAAGGAAGGCCCATTACCAAGCAGGATTCCAACCTTTCTTTAGGTCAAAGGAGGAGACCAATATGGGGTCCTGGTGCTGTCCTAGGCCTACCTCCAAACAAGAAGTCTCTCCTAATTCTGATTTCAAATGGGTAGACAAATCTTCTGTGAGTTCCTTGTTCTGGAGTGGAGATGAGGTCACTGCAAAATTTCATCCTGGGAATAGGGTAAAAGACAGTGCCAGATCCAGGCACATGGCCAATCAAGAGGCTAATACCATGTCTAGGTCCCAAACTAACCAGGAGCTCTATATTTCATCTAGTTCTGGTTCTGAGGATGAGTCTGTAAAGACACCCTGGTTCTGGGCCAGAGATAAAACCAACACCTGGTCTGGGCCCAGGGAAGATCCCAATAGCAGGTCCAGGTTTAGGGCTAAGAAAGAAGTCTATGTTGAATCCAGTTCTGGGTCTGAGCATGAAGACCCTTTGGAATCTTGGTTTGGGGCTGGAGAGGAGGCCAAATTCAGGTGCAAAATGAGAGCCGGGAAGGAGACCAATAACAGGGCCAGGCATAGGGCCAAACGAGAAGCTTGCATTGATTTCATGCCTGGGTCTATAGATGTAATTAAAAGAGAGTCCTGTTTCTGGCCTGAAGAAAATGCTAATACCTTTTCAAGGCCCATGATCAAGAAAGAGGCTAGGGCCAGAGCAATGGCAAAGGAAGAGGCTAAAACGAAGGCCCGAGCCAGGGCCAAGCAAGAAGCCAGGTCAGAGGAGGAAGCCCTCATTGGGACCTGGTTCTGGGCTACAGATGAGTCCAGCATGGCAGATGAAGCCAGCATCGAGTCCAGTCTACAAGTAGAGGATGAGTCCATAATTGGGAGTTGGTTCTGGACTGAAGAAGAGGCCAGTATGGGGACTGGGGCTAGCAGTAAATCCAGACCGAGGACTGATGGAGAGCCTATTGGTGATTCCTTATTTGGGACTGGGGAAAAGACCAGTATGAAAACTGGGGCTGAGGCCACCTCTGAATGTATACTAGCAGCTGATGATGAACAGGTCATTATTGGTTCCTGGTTCTGGGCTGGTGAAGAGGTCAAccaagaggctgaggaagagaccATTTTTGGGTCTTGGTTCTGGGTCACTGATGCAGCCAGTGTGGAATCTGGTTTTGGGGTCAGCTGTGAGTCCAGGTCAAGGTCTGAGGAAGAAGAGGTCATTGGTCCCTGGTTTTGGTCTGGAGAACAAGTTGATATAGAGGCTGGGATTGGAGAAGAGGCCAGGCCAGGAGCTGAAGAAGAGACAATATTCGGGTCCTGGTTTTGGGCTGAAAACCACACCTATATGGATTGTAGGGCTGAAGCTAGCTGTGGCACCATGCAAGGGGCTGAGGAGGAGGGGCCCATTATTGGGTCCTGGTTTTGGACCAGAGTAGAAGCTTGTGTGGAGGGTGATGTCAACAGCAAGTCTAGCTTGGAAGACAAGGAAGAGGCCATGATACCATGTTTTGGGGCCAAAGAAAAGGTCAGTATGAAGCATGGGACTGATGTCAGATGCAGATTTATGGCAGGGGCTGAGGAGACCAATAATAGGTCTTGCTTCTGGGCAGAAAGAGAACCCTGTATGTATCCTACCTGTGGAGGAATTTGGAAGACTAggccagaggaggaagaggacatTGTCAATTCATGGTTCTGGTCCAGAAAATACACAAAGCCAGAGGCCATTATAGGGTCCTGGTTATGGGCTACAGAAGAGAGTaatatagatggaactggagaagAGGCCAAGTTATTGACTGAAGAGGAGACCATGATCAATTCCTGGTTCTGGAAAGATGAAGCCATTTCAGAGGCTACTGACAGAGAAGAGTCCAGGCCAGAAGCTGAGGAGGGGGACATTATTGGTTCTTGGTTCTGGGCTGGAGAAGAGGACAGACTAGAGCCAGCTGCTGAGGTTAGAGAAGAGGACAGGCTAGTAGCTGAGAAAGAAGGTATTGTTGGTTCCTGGTTTGGGGCCAGAGAAGAGACCATTAGAAGAGAGGCTGGGTCTTGCAGCAAATCCAGTCCTAAAGCTGAAGAGGAAGAAGTCATTATTGGGTCCTGGTTCTGGGAAGAAGAGGCCAGTCTGGAGGCAGTGGCAGGAGTCGGCTTTGAGTCAAAGCCAGGGACTGAGAAGGAAGAAATCACTGTTGGGTCCTGGTTCTGGCCTGAAGAAGAAACCAGTATAGAGGCTGGATCTCAGGCAGTAGAGGAGATGGAGTCAGAGACTGAAGAGGAAACCATTTTTGGGTCCTGGTTCTGGGCTGGAAAAGAAGTCAGTGAAGAAGCAGGACCATGCTGTGTATCCAAGTCAGAGGATGATGAAGAGATGATTATTGAGTCCTGGTTCTGGTCTGGAGACAAAGCCACTAAGGAAACTGGAACTGTGGCCACCTGTGAATCTAAGCCAGAAAATGAGGAAGGGGCCATTGTTGGGTCTTGGTTTGAGGCTGAAGATGAGGTGGATAACAGGACTGACAATGGAAGCAACTGTGAGTCCAGGACATTAGCTGATGAAGATGAGGCCATAGTGGGGTCCTGGTTCTGGGCAGGAGATGAGGCCCATTTTGGATCAAATCCTAGCCCCGTGTTCAGGGCCATTTGCAGGTCTACGTGTTCGGTTGAACAGGAGCCTGATCCTTCACGCAGGCCTCAGAGTTGGGAGGAGGTTACTGTTCAGTTCAAGCCTGGTCCATGGGGTAGGGTCGGCTTCCCATCTATAAGCCCCTTTAGATTTCCAAAAGAGGCAGCATCTTTATTCTGTGAAATGTTTGGGGGCAAACCCAGGAACGTGGTACTTAGCCCAGAAGGGGAAGATCAGGAATCTTTGCTTCAGCCTGATCAGCCTGATCCTGAGTTCCCATTTCAGTATGATCCTTCCTACCGGTCAGTCCAGGAAATTCGAGAGCATCTTAGGGCCAAAGAGAGTGCAGAGCCTGAGAGTTGGTCCTGTAGCTGCATACAATGTGAGCTGAAAATTGGTTCTGAAGAGtttgaagaacttcttttatTAATGGAAAAAATTCGGGATCCTTTTATTcatgaaatatctaaaattgcaATGGGTATAAGAAGTGCTTCTCAATTTACCCGAGATTTCATTCGAGATTCAGGTGTTGTCTCACTTATTGAAACCTTGCTTAATTATCCATCCTCCCGAGTTAGAACAAGGTTTTTGGAAAATATGATTCGCATGGCCCCACCTTATCCGAATCTAAACATGATTCAGACATACATATGTAAAGTGTGTGAGGAAACCCTTGCTTATAGCTTGGATTCCCCAGAACAGCTGTCTGGAATAAGGATGATTAGACATCTTACTATTACTACTGACTATCACACACTGGTTGCCAATTATATGTCTGGGTTTCTCTCCTTATTAGCTACAGGCAATACCAAAACAAGgtttcatattttgaaaatgctACTGAATTTGTCTGAAAATCTTTTAATGACAAAAGAACTACTCAGTGCTGAAGCAGTGTCAGAATTTATGGGTCTTTTTAACAGGGAAGAGACAAATGACAATATTCAAATTGTTCTTGCAATATTTGAGAATATTGGTAACaatatcaaaaaagaaacagTGTTCACTGATGATGATTTCAATCTTGAGCCGCTTATTTCTGCATTCCACAAAGTTGAGAAATTTGCTAAGGAACTGCAAGGCAAAACAGACAATCAAAATGACCCTGAAGGGGACCAAGAAAATTAG